One window of the Macaca thibetana thibetana isolate TM-01 chromosome 13, ASM2454274v1, whole genome shotgun sequence genome contains the following:
- the ABCG5 gene encoding ATP-binding cassette sub-family G member 5 isoform X2: protein MGDLSFLSPGGSTGLQVNRGSQSSLEGASATALEPHSLGILHASYSVSHRVRPWWDITSCRQQWTRQILKDVSLYMESGQIMCILGSSGSGKTTLLDAMSGRLRRTGTFLGEVYVNGRTLRREQFQDCFSYVLQSDTLLSSLTVRETLRYTALLAIRRGNPGFFQQKVEAIMAELSLSHVADRLIGNYNLGGISTGERRRVSIAAQLLQDPKVMLFDEPTTGLDCMTANQIVILLVELARRNRIVVLTIHQPRSELFQLFDKIAILSFGELIFCGTPVEMLDFFSDCGYPCPEHSNPFDFYMDLTSVDTQSKEREIETYKRVQMIESAYKKSAICHKTLENIERTKHLKTLPMVPFKTKDSPGVFSKLGVLLRRVTRNLVRNKLAVMMRLLQNLTMVPVLRAVSDQESQDGLYQKWQMLLAYVLHVLPFSVIATMIFSSVCYWTLGLHPEVARFGYFSAALLAPHLIGEFLTLVLLGIIQNPNIVNSVVALLSIAGVLIGSGFVRNIQEMPIPFKIISYFTFQKYCSEILLVNEFYGLNFTCGSSNVSVMTSPMCAFTQGIQFIEETSPGATSRFTMNFLILYSFIPALVILGIVVFKIRDHLISR, encoded by the exons ATGGGTGACCTCTCATTTTTGAGCCCCGGAGGGTCCACGGGTCTCCAAGTAAACAGGGGCTCCCAGAGCTCCCTGGAGGGGGCTTCTGCCACTGCCCTGGAGCCTCACAGCCTGGGCATCCTCCATGCCTCCTACAGTGTCAG CCACCGCGTGAGGCCCTGGTGGGACATCACATCTTGCCGGCAGCAGTGGACCAGGCAGATCCTCAAAGATGTCTCCTTGTACATGGAGAGCGGGCAGATTATGTGCATCCTGGGAAGCTCAG GCTCCGGGAAAACCACGCTGCTGGACGCCATGTCCGGGAGGCTGCGGCGCACGGGGACCTTCCTGGGGGAGGTGTATGTGAACGGCCGGACGCTGCGCCGGGAGCAGTTCCAGGACTGCTTCTCCTACGTCCTGCAG AGCGACACCCTGCTGAGCAGCCTCACCGTGCGCGAGACGCTGCGCTACACCGCGCTGCTGGCCATCCGCCGCGGCAACCCCGGCTTCTTCCAGCAGAAG GTGGAGGCCATCATGGCAGAGCTGAGTCTGAGTCATGTGGCAGACCGACTGATTGGCAACTACAACTTGGGGGGCATTTCCACTGGTGAGCGGCGCCGGGTCTCCATCGCAGCCCAGCTGCTCCAGGATCCCA AGGTCATGCTGTTTGATGAGCCGACCACAGGCCTGGACTGCATGACTGCTAATCAGATTGTCATCCTCCTGGTGGAACTGGCTCGCAGGAACCGAATTGTGGTTCTCACCATTCACCAGCCCCGTTCTGAGCTTTTTCAG CTCTTTGACAAAATTGCCATCCTGAGCTTCGGAGAGCTGATTTTCTGTGGCACACCAGTGGAAATGCTTGATTTCTTCAGTGACTGCGGTTACCCTTGTCCTGAACATTCAAACCCTTTTGACTTCTATA TGGACCTGACGTCAGTGGATACCCAAAgcaaggaaagggaaatagaaacCTACAAGAGAGTCCAGATGATAGAATCTGCCTACAAGAAATCAGCAATTTGTCATAAAACTTTGGAGAATATTGAAAGAACGAAACACCTGAAAACATTACCGATGGTTCCTTTCAAAACCAAAGATTCTCCCGGAGTTTTCTCCAAACTGGGTGTTCTCCTGAG GAGAGTGACAAGAAACTTGGTGAGAAATAAGCTGGCAGTGATGATGCGTCTCCTTCAGAATCTGACCATGG TTCCTGTGCTGCGAGCTGTCAGCGACCAGGAGAGTCAAGATGGCCTCTATCAGAAGTGGCAGATGCTGCTGGCCTACGTGCTGCACGTCCTCCCCTTCAGTGTCATTGCCACGATGATTTTCAGCAGTGTGTGCTACTG GACGCTGGGCTTACATCCTGAGGTTGCCAGATTTGGATATTTCTCTGCTGCTCTCTTGGCCCCCCACTTAATTGGTGAATTTCTAACTCTTGTGCTACTTGGTATCATCCAAAATCCAAATATAGTCAACAGTGTAGTGGCTCTGCTGTCCATTGCGGGGGTGCTTATTGGATCTGGATTCGTCAG aaacaTACAAGAAATGCCCAttccttttaaaatcatcagTTATTTTACATTCCAAAAATATTGCAGTGAGATTCTTTTAGTCAATGAGTTCTACGGACTGAATTTCACTTGTG GCAGCTCAAATGTTTCTGTGATGACTAGTCCAATGTGTGCCTTCACTCAAGGAATTCAATTCATTGAGGAAACCAGCCCAGGTGCAACATCTAGATTCACAATGAACTTTCTgattttgtattcatttattccagCTCTTGTCATCCTAGGAATAGTTGTTTTCAAAATAAGGGATCATCTCATTAGCAGATAG
- the ABCG5 gene encoding ATP-binding cassette sub-family G member 5 isoform X1, whose translation MGDLSFLSPGGSTGLQVNRGSQSSLEGASATALEPHSLGILHASYSVSHRVRPWWDITSCRQQWTRQILKDVSLYMESGQIMCILGSSGSGKTTLLDAMSGRLRRTGTFLGEVYVNGRTLRREQFQDCFSYVLQSDTLLSSLTVRETLRYTALLAIRRGNPGFFQQKVEAIMAELSLSHVADRLIGNYNLGGISTGERRRVSIAAQLLQDPKVMLFDEPTTGLDCMTANQIVILLVELARRNRIVVLTIHQPRSELFQLFDKIAILSFGELIFCGTPVEMLDFFSDCGYPCPEHSNPFDFYMDLTSVDTQSKEREIETYKRVQMIESAYKKSAICHKTLENIERTKHLKTLPMVPFKTKDSPGVFSKLGVLLRRVTRNLVRNKLAVMMRLLQNLTMGLFLLFFVLRVQNNVLNGAIQDRVGLLYMFVGSTPYTGMLNAVNLFPVLRAVSDQESQDGLYQKWQMLLAYVLHVLPFSVIATMIFSSVCYWTLGLHPEVARFGYFSAALLAPHLIGEFLTLVLLGIIQNPNIVNSVVALLSIAGVLIGSGFVRNIQEMPIPFKIISYFTFQKYCSEILLVNEFYGLNFTCGSSNVSVMTSPMCAFTQGIQFIEETSPGATSRFTMNFLILYSFIPALVILGIVVFKIRDHLISR comes from the exons ATGGGTGACCTCTCATTTTTGAGCCCCGGAGGGTCCACGGGTCTCCAAGTAAACAGGGGCTCCCAGAGCTCCCTGGAGGGGGCTTCTGCCACTGCCCTGGAGCCTCACAGCCTGGGCATCCTCCATGCCTCCTACAGTGTCAG CCACCGCGTGAGGCCCTGGTGGGACATCACATCTTGCCGGCAGCAGTGGACCAGGCAGATCCTCAAAGATGTCTCCTTGTACATGGAGAGCGGGCAGATTATGTGCATCCTGGGAAGCTCAG GCTCCGGGAAAACCACGCTGCTGGACGCCATGTCCGGGAGGCTGCGGCGCACGGGGACCTTCCTGGGGGAGGTGTATGTGAACGGCCGGACGCTGCGCCGGGAGCAGTTCCAGGACTGCTTCTCCTACGTCCTGCAG AGCGACACCCTGCTGAGCAGCCTCACCGTGCGCGAGACGCTGCGCTACACCGCGCTGCTGGCCATCCGCCGCGGCAACCCCGGCTTCTTCCAGCAGAAG GTGGAGGCCATCATGGCAGAGCTGAGTCTGAGTCATGTGGCAGACCGACTGATTGGCAACTACAACTTGGGGGGCATTTCCACTGGTGAGCGGCGCCGGGTCTCCATCGCAGCCCAGCTGCTCCAGGATCCCA AGGTCATGCTGTTTGATGAGCCGACCACAGGCCTGGACTGCATGACTGCTAATCAGATTGTCATCCTCCTGGTGGAACTGGCTCGCAGGAACCGAATTGTGGTTCTCACCATTCACCAGCCCCGTTCTGAGCTTTTTCAG CTCTTTGACAAAATTGCCATCCTGAGCTTCGGAGAGCTGATTTTCTGTGGCACACCAGTGGAAATGCTTGATTTCTTCAGTGACTGCGGTTACCCTTGTCCTGAACATTCAAACCCTTTTGACTTCTATA TGGACCTGACGTCAGTGGATACCCAAAgcaaggaaagggaaatagaaacCTACAAGAGAGTCCAGATGATAGAATCTGCCTACAAGAAATCAGCAATTTGTCATAAAACTTTGGAGAATATTGAAAGAACGAAACACCTGAAAACATTACCGATGGTTCCTTTCAAAACCAAAGATTCTCCCGGAGTTTTCTCCAAACTGGGTGTTCTCCTGAG GAGAGTGACAAGAAACTTGGTGAGAAATAAGCTGGCAGTGATGATGCGTCTCCTTCAGAATCTGACCATGGGTTTGTTCCTCCTCTTCTTCGTTCTGCGGGTCCAGAACAATGTGCTAAATGGTGCTATCCAGGACCGCGTGGGTCTCCTTTACATGTTTGTGGGCTCCACCCCGTACACAGGCATGCTCAATGCTGTGAATCTGT TTCCTGTGCTGCGAGCTGTCAGCGACCAGGAGAGTCAAGATGGCCTCTATCAGAAGTGGCAGATGCTGCTGGCCTACGTGCTGCACGTCCTCCCCTTCAGTGTCATTGCCACGATGATTTTCAGCAGTGTGTGCTACTG GACGCTGGGCTTACATCCTGAGGTTGCCAGATTTGGATATTTCTCTGCTGCTCTCTTGGCCCCCCACTTAATTGGTGAATTTCTAACTCTTGTGCTACTTGGTATCATCCAAAATCCAAATATAGTCAACAGTGTAGTGGCTCTGCTGTCCATTGCGGGGGTGCTTATTGGATCTGGATTCGTCAG aaacaTACAAGAAATGCCCAttccttttaaaatcatcagTTATTTTACATTCCAAAAATATTGCAGTGAGATTCTTTTAGTCAATGAGTTCTACGGACTGAATTTCACTTGTG GCAGCTCAAATGTTTCTGTGATGACTAGTCCAATGTGTGCCTTCACTCAAGGAATTCAATTCATTGAGGAAACCAGCCCAGGTGCAACATCTAGATTCACAATGAACTTTCTgattttgtattcatttattccagCTCTTGTCATCCTAGGAATAGTTGTTTTCAAAATAAGGGATCATCTCATTAGCAGATAG